A genomic window from Glaciihabitans sp. INWT7 includes:
- a CDS encoding alpha-E domain-containing protein: MLSRIAESLFWIGRYIERSDGTARILDVHLQLLLEDPWIEEDLACRSLLSVMGSDVPEDRVLTRQSVLEILAVDRSEPASIAYSLGAARENARRAREIVSSELWECLNTTRARMPRKIATDKVHEFFGWVRERSALAVGIIESATSRDEAWQFFTLGRSIERADMTARLLATRSLTEASGPSWTTILRSCGAYEAYLRTYRGVPSARNAAEFLLLDRLFPRSILFSVRRAEMCMRDIEPRTDRVGVSDQAQRLLGQIRSELEYRPIAEILEDLTLHMDNVQAATSAASEAIRQRYFPTNAAPSWVGENT; the protein is encoded by the coding sequence ATGCTGAGCCGCATCGCCGAGAGCCTGTTCTGGATCGGCCGCTACATCGAGCGCTCCGACGGCACGGCGCGAATCCTCGACGTGCACCTCCAGTTGCTTCTCGAAGACCCGTGGATCGAGGAGGATCTGGCCTGCCGGTCCCTCCTCAGCGTGATGGGCAGTGACGTTCCGGAGGACCGGGTGCTCACCCGGCAGAGCGTGCTCGAGATCCTCGCGGTGGATCGTTCGGAGCCGGCATCCATCGCCTATTCGCTCGGCGCGGCTCGGGAGAACGCCCGCCGCGCGCGGGAGATCGTCTCGAGCGAGCTGTGGGAGTGCCTCAACACGACCCGTGCCCGGATGCCGCGCAAGATCGCCACCGACAAGGTGCACGAGTTCTTCGGTTGGGTGCGCGAGCGTTCGGCGCTCGCCGTCGGCATCATCGAGTCGGCGACGAGCCGCGACGAAGCCTGGCAGTTCTTCACCCTCGGCCGCTCGATCGAGCGCGCGGACATGACCGCCAGACTGCTGGCCACCCGCAGCCTCACCGAGGCGAGCGGCCCATCGTGGACCACCATCCTGCGATCCTGCGGCGCGTACGAGGCCTACCTGCGCACCTACCGTGGGGTTCCGAGTGCGCGAAATGCGGCCGAGTTCCTGCTGCTCGACCGGCTCTTCCCCCGAAGCATCCTCTTCTCGGTGCGCCGCGCGGAGATGTGCATGCGCGACATTGAACCGCGCACCGACCGGGTGGGGGTCTCCGACCAGGCTCAGCGCCTGCTCGGGCAGATCCGCAGCGAGCTCGAGTACCGTCCCATCGCCGAGATCCTCGAGGACCTCACCCTGCACATGGACAACGTTCAGGCCGCGACGAGTGCGGCCTCGGAGGCGATCCGCCAGCGCTACTTCCCGACGAACGCCGCGCCGAGCTGGGTCGGTGAGAATACGTGA
- a CDS encoding transglutaminase family protein, producing MNRLRIKHMTGFHYGGEVTASYNEARMLPTSGDGQLVLYSNLEILPISSHHTYVDYWGSRVSSFEILTPHKELSLTATSLVEVRPREHPEHSLTWADLAVAAERATEYVEQRKQTKRTDPPAEVVAIAREIADGTDDPCAAALAICVKIGESVEYMQGVTGVHTTATEAWAHRKGVCQDIAHLALGALRAVGIPARYVSGYLHPKPNAAIGETVAGESHAWVEWFCGDEWRGFDPTNQIDIGDRHVTVGHGRDYNDVPPLRGVYAGPFKSVLFVKVEITRES from the coding sequence GTGAACCGGCTTCGCATCAAGCACATGACCGGGTTCCATTACGGCGGCGAGGTCACCGCGAGCTATAACGAGGCGCGGATGCTTCCCACCAGCGGCGACGGCCAGCTGGTGCTCTACTCCAACCTGGAGATCCTGCCGATCTCGTCCCACCACACCTACGTGGACTACTGGGGAAGCCGGGTCTCGTCGTTCGAGATCCTCACCCCGCACAAAGAGCTCTCGTTGACGGCGACCAGCCTCGTCGAGGTGCGGCCACGGGAACATCCCGAGCACTCGCTCACGTGGGCAGACCTCGCCGTGGCTGCGGAACGCGCCACGGAGTACGTTGAACAGCGCAAGCAGACCAAGCGCACCGATCCTCCGGCAGAAGTTGTCGCCATCGCGAGGGAGATCGCCGACGGCACGGATGACCCGTGCGCGGCGGCCCTCGCCATCTGCGTGAAGATCGGCGAGAGCGTCGAGTACATGCAGGGTGTCACGGGCGTCCACACGACGGCCACAGAGGCCTGGGCCCACCGCAAGGGGGTCTGCCAGGACATCGCGCACCTCGCGCTCGGCGCGCTCCGGGCGGTCGGCATCCCGGCCCGCTATGTCTCCGGCTACCTGCATCCGAAGCCCAACGCCGCGATCGGCGAGACTGTCGCGGGGGAATCCCATGCCTGGGTCGAGTGGTTCTGCGGTGACGAGTGGCGTGGATTCGACCCCACGAACCAGATCGACATCGGGGACCGTCACGTGACCGTCGGGCATGGTCGCGACTACAACGACGTGCCCCCGTTGCGCGGCGTCTACGCCGGCCCGTTCAAGTCCGTGCTGTTCGTGAAGGTCGAGATCACCCGCGAGAGCTGA
- a CDS encoding ATP-binding protein, whose product MTLVRALGARPRFAIIAGLLLLTYVLGTAAVVLMPPNSQTAAWWPAAGAGVVAVLCARKQRWAVSALVGLVTVGSNYAAGRPLPLSIAFGIANAFEALVVGEILSRGTGAPALARMSDVARLLIATVAGALVIGVLAGATVGVLEGGQVVETFVAVLASHAAAVIVVVPPTLVVYGGAVARSRLELAAQIIVTFGVVGFVFSPANTLPLAFLSLPVLSWAAFNFSYGFVIIELLLTAVLTVELTAAGGGPFASAEVAGVSVTNQMLQVFLIAQAGTIIFLGAGRLERERLAEQVQTRGELLRGGLVGVQVGLLILQSIRFPEVRVLLGNDAASEMLDWPALAGEVDDLGPGGIVRLSRRDPATQIFDAYRKTGLSEERGEFTTRVGRRVQYFLSTRNSEFDQGVVTAQFVDITERYEAQLANQKALEHEQELVDQLRDLNRQKDDFVSSVSHELRTPITSILGFSEVMEDAVAEPELQEYVSVIQRNARRLADLVEDLLELGSMSASTPAKDSKAVDLHEVIRECVQEQSTMAKSRGVIVTTSLDRQSPSVGSVSHDLSRIVSNILSNAIKFSHSGGEVDVATSCTEEEVQLVISDTGPGIPPEDVERVFERFYRSPAEALRVIPGTGLGLPIVKSLVERHGGRIALTSDHVAGGTTVTVTMPRMKSSA is encoded by the coding sequence GTGACGCTGGTGCGGGCACTCGGCGCACGCCCGCGGTTTGCGATCATCGCGGGCCTTCTCCTTCTCACCTACGTGCTCGGCACGGCCGCGGTCGTGCTGATGCCCCCCAACTCCCAGACGGCGGCCTGGTGGCCGGCGGCAGGGGCCGGAGTGGTCGCAGTGCTCTGCGCGCGCAAGCAGAGATGGGCCGTGTCGGCACTCGTCGGGCTGGTCACCGTCGGATCGAACTACGCGGCCGGTCGGCCGTTGCCCCTTTCGATCGCCTTCGGGATCGCCAACGCATTCGAGGCCCTTGTGGTCGGCGAGATACTCTCCCGCGGCACCGGTGCGCCGGCACTGGCGCGGATGTCGGACGTCGCCCGCCTTCTGATCGCCACGGTCGCCGGCGCACTGGTGATCGGGGTGCTGGCCGGCGCCACTGTCGGTGTGCTCGAGGGAGGGCAGGTCGTCGAGACCTTCGTCGCGGTGCTGGCGTCCCATGCCGCGGCGGTGATCGTCGTGGTGCCGCCCACGCTGGTCGTGTACGGGGGTGCGGTCGCGCGCAGTCGGCTCGAGCTCGCAGCGCAGATCATCGTCACCTTCGGCGTCGTCGGCTTCGTGTTCTCACCGGCAAATACCCTCCCTCTCGCCTTCCTCTCGCTGCCGGTGCTGTCGTGGGCGGCCTTCAACTTCAGCTACGGTTTCGTCATCATCGAGCTGCTCCTGACCGCGGTGCTCACCGTCGAGTTGACGGCGGCCGGGGGTGGCCCGTTCGCTTCGGCGGAGGTTGCGGGTGTGAGTGTGACCAACCAGATGCTCCAGGTCTTCCTCATCGCCCAAGCCGGCACGATCATCTTCTTAGGGGCGGGACGCCTCGAACGGGAGCGTCTCGCCGAGCAGGTGCAGACCAGGGGCGAACTGCTGCGCGGCGGTCTCGTCGGCGTGCAGGTGGGGTTGCTCATCCTCCAGTCGATCCGCTTCCCCGAGGTGCGCGTGCTGCTCGGCAACGATGCCGCCTCCGAGATGCTCGACTGGCCGGCCCTGGCCGGTGAGGTCGACGATCTCGGTCCGGGTGGGATCGTGAGGCTGTCTCGCCGGGATCCGGCAACGCAGATCTTCGACGCCTACCGCAAGACCGGGTTGTCGGAGGAGCGCGGTGAGTTCACCACCCGGGTCGGTCGTCGGGTGCAGTACTTCCTCAGCACCCGCAACTCCGAGTTCGACCAGGGCGTGGTCACCGCACAGTTCGTCGACATCACGGAACGCTACGAGGCCCAGCTGGCGAACCAGAAGGCGCTCGAACACGAGCAGGAACTCGTCGACCAGCTGCGCGACCTCAACCGTCAGAAAGACGACTTCGTCTCTTCCGTGAGCCACGAGCTCCGCACCCCGATCACCAGCATTCTCGGGTTCTCCGAGGTCATGGAGGATGCGGTCGCCGAGCCGGAGTTACAGGAGTACGTCTCGGTGATCCAACGCAACGCCCGCCGGCTTGCCGACCTGGTCGAGGACCTTCTCGAGCTCGGCAGCATGAGCGCGAGCACCCCGGCGAAGGACTCGAAGGCGGTCGATCTCCACGAGGTCATCCGGGAGTGCGTGCAGGAGCAGTCCACCATGGCGAAGTCGCGCGGGGTGATCGTCACGACATCGCTCGACCGGCAGTCGCCTTCGGTGGGCTCCGTCTCTCACGACCTCAGCCGGATCGTGTCGAACATCCTCTCCAATGCCATCAAGTTCTCCCATTCCGGCGGGGAGGTGGATGTCGCGACCTCGTGCACCGAAGAAGAGGTGCAGCTCGTGATCAGCGACACCGGACCGGGCATCCCGCCCGAGGACGTCGAGAGGGTGTTCGAGCGTTTCTACCGGTCGCCGGCGGAAGCCCTGCGGGTGATCCCCGGAACTGGTCTCGGCCTGCCCATCGTCAAGTCGCTCGTCGAGAGGCACGGCGGTCGCATCGCCCTCACGAGTGACCACGTTGCCGGAGGCACCACGGTGACCGTCACCATGCCGCGCATGAAGTCCTCGGCCTGA
- a CDS encoding MFS transporter, whose product MFRSLSGFNYRVWAAGALVSNVGTWMQRTAQDWIVLTQLTDHDAAAVGFVMALQFGPQLLLLPLTGLVADRFDQRKILMVTQGAGGLLGLGLGLLTVTGAVQLWHVYVFAALLGIVAAFDAPARQTFVSQLVGGANLSNAVALNSASFSAARMIGPAVAGLLTAAVGAGWVFLINGASFGAVLVSLMFLRVGELQRSARAASKKGNLLEGFRYVRSRPDIMVILVMVFLIGTFGLNFPIFISTMATSVFHKGAAEFGVLSSMMAVGSVVGALLSARRDKPRLRFLFAASAVFGVAATVAALMPDYWGFAVALAAVGLAAQTMMTTANGAVQLSTPERLRGRVMAIYMAIFMGGTPIGAPIVGWVANEFGPRLALGVGAASGIAATLVGLLWLVKYRHLRIYYADRRLSLSHDGRRRAADLAAEDLAATEIVTAEVTSQKG is encoded by the coding sequence ATGTTCCGCTCGCTGAGCGGCTTCAATTACCGCGTCTGGGCAGCCGGTGCACTGGTCTCCAATGTGGGCACCTGGATGCAGCGCACCGCCCAGGACTGGATCGTGCTCACCCAGCTCACCGATCACGACGCGGCCGCGGTGGGATTCGTGATGGCACTGCAGTTCGGACCCCAGCTGCTGCTGCTTCCGCTCACGGGGCTCGTCGCCGACCGCTTCGACCAGCGCAAGATCCTCATGGTCACCCAGGGGGCCGGAGGGCTGCTGGGGCTCGGACTCGGCCTGCTGACCGTCACCGGAGCGGTGCAGCTCTGGCACGTCTACGTCTTCGCCGCTCTGCTCGGCATCGTCGCGGCCTTCGATGCTCCCGCCCGGCAGACCTTCGTCTCCCAACTGGTCGGCGGGGCAAACCTCTCCAACGCGGTCGCACTCAACTCGGCATCCTTCAGCGCGGCGCGGATGATCGGACCTGCGGTCGCGGGACTGCTCACCGCCGCGGTCGGGGCGGGATGGGTCTTCCTGATAAACGGCGCGTCCTTCGGCGCGGTACTGGTGTCGCTGATGTTCCTGAGGGTCGGTGAACTGCAACGCTCGGCCCGGGCGGCGTCGAAGAAGGGAAACCTGCTCGAGGGCTTCCGTTACGTGCGGTCGAGACCCGACATCATGGTGATTTTGGTCATGGTCTTCCTGATCGGCACCTTCGGGCTCAACTTCCCCATCTTCATCTCCACCATGGCGACCTCCGTCTTCCACAAGGGGGCCGCAGAATTCGGGGTGCTCTCTTCAATGATGGCGGTCGGTTCAGTGGTCGGCGCGCTGCTCTCGGCCCGCCGGGACAAACCCCGACTGCGCTTTCTCTTCGCGGCATCCGCGGTGTTCGGCGTCGCGGCGACCGTCGCCGCCCTGATGCCGGACTACTGGGGATTCGCCGTCGCTCTCGCCGCCGTCGGACTCGCCGCGCAGACCATGATGACCACCGCCAATGGGGCGGTACAGCTCTCCACTCCGGAACGACTGCGCGGCAGGGTGATGGCGATCTACATGGCGATCTTCATGGGGGGCACGCCGATCGGCGCCCCGATCGTCGGCTGGGTCGCCAACGAATTCGGTCCGCGCTTGGCCCTCGGCGTGGGTGCGGCATCCGGAATCGCGGCTACGCTCGTCGGCCTCTTGTGGCTCGTGAAGTATCGCCACCTGCGCATATACTACGCGGATCGGCGCCTGAGCCTCTCCCACGACGGCCGCCGCCGCGCCGCAGACCTCGCCGCCGAGGATCTCGCTGCGACGGAGATCGTCACCGCCGAGGTCACCTCTCAGAAGGGGTGA
- a CDS encoding MarR family winged helix-turn-helix transcriptional regulator: MPDEPTDDQDLRLAIQRLARRIRSMQADDEVTEGQRAVLFALAKSGTQSLGSLSEHERVTPPSMNRTINALVELGLVTRATAPDDARKVCLDLSPAGAAFVSETRRRRDAWFTTRLDALPSEQRRMLRQVAPILRDLADN; the protein is encoded by the coding sequence ATGCCTGACGAACCCACCGACGACCAAGACCTCCGGCTAGCCATCCAGCGACTCGCCCGCCGCATCCGCTCCATGCAGGCCGACGACGAGGTGACCGAGGGCCAGCGTGCGGTGCTGTTCGCGCTCGCGAAGTCCGGAACGCAGAGCCTCGGCTCGTTGAGCGAGCACGAGCGCGTGACGCCCCCGAGCATGAATCGCACCATCAATGCACTGGTCGAGCTCGGCCTGGTGACGCGGGCCACCGCGCCGGATGACGCTCGAAAGGTGTGCCTGGACCTCTCGCCGGCCGGGGCGGCCTTCGTGAGCGAGACCCGTCGGCGCCGGGATGCCTGGTTCACGACCCGGCTCGACGCCCTGCCCTCCGAGCAGCGGCGGATGCTGAGACAGGTCGCCCCGATCCTGCGGGACCTGGCCGACAATTGA
- a CDS encoding Gfo/Idh/MocA family protein translates to MSVFATLGDTSSPVRVVQVGAGGMGRVWLQLLVDTPEVELVGLVDLDLEAARRALAEVGRAQIAVAASLSELVESTGAQAVVNVTVPGAHHPVNTEAMFAGLPVLCEKPIAPTVSRALSLAAASEASGQLLMTSQSRRYYPVLAEFKESLSALGDVGIATTEFFRAPHFGGFRDSMDHPLLVDMSIHAFDVARYLLDADPVSVYCDSYNPAWSWYAGDAATTAIFEFEGGLRYNFVGSWCSAGLETSWNGSWRVSGSRGSATWDGETSPRVEGDSAERSPKAPDAHPGLETIAGSLAEFIDAIRTGRVPSGEVHSNILSLAMVEAAVFSARRGERVFIGALLEDAYRDSIEAEGRADVAEVLTGWGSARSGLGPTT, encoded by the coding sequence GTGAGCGTCTTCGCGACGCTCGGCGACACGAGCTCGCCGGTGCGCGTCGTGCAGGTCGGCGCGGGAGGCATGGGCCGGGTCTGGCTGCAACTTCTCGTCGACACGCCGGAGGTCGAACTCGTGGGGCTCGTGGACCTCGACCTGGAGGCCGCCCGCCGTGCTCTCGCCGAGGTCGGCCGTGCGCAGATCGCGGTGGCGGCCAGCCTGTCGGAGCTCGTCGAATCGACCGGGGCCCAGGCCGTCGTCAATGTGACCGTGCCGGGCGCGCATCATCCGGTGAACACCGAAGCGATGTTCGCCGGCCTCCCCGTGCTCTGCGAGAAGCCGATCGCTCCGACGGTGAGCCGGGCGCTCTCGCTCGCGGCGGCCTCCGAAGCGTCCGGCCAACTGCTGATGACGAGCCAGTCGCGCCGCTACTACCCGGTTCTCGCCGAGTTCAAGGAGTCGTTGTCGGCGCTGGGGGATGTGGGCATCGCCACCACCGAGTTCTTCAGGGCGCCGCACTTCGGCGGATTCCGCGATTCGATGGATCATCCACTGCTCGTCGACATGTCGATCCATGCCTTCGATGTGGCCCGCTATCTGCTGGATGCCGATCCGGTCTCCGTCTACTGCGACAGCTACAACCCCGCCTGGAGCTGGTACGCCGGGGATGCCGCCACGACCGCGATCTTCGAGTTCGAGGGTGGCCTGAGGTACAACTTCGTCGGCAGCTGGTGCAGTGCGGGGCTCGAGACCTCGTGGAACGGGTCGTGGCGGGTAAGCGGGTCGCGGGGTTCCGCGACCTGGGACGGTGAAACGAGTCCGAGGGTGGAAGGCGACAGCGCGGAGAGAAGTCCGAAGGCCCCGGACGCACACCCCGGCCTCGAAACGATCGCCGGATCCCTCGCCGAGTTCATCGACGCGATCCGCACCGGGCGGGTGCCCTCGGGCGAAGTGCATTCCAACATCCTCAGCCTGGCGATGGTGGAGGCCGCGGTGTTCTCGGCTCGGCGGGGCGAGCGCGTCTTCATCGGTGCGCTCCTGGAGGATGCCTATCGCGACTCGATCGAGGCGGAGGGCCGGGCGGACGTCGCGGAGGTGCTCACCGGCTGGGGCTCCGCCCGGAGTGGCCTCGGGCCCACTACTTAG
- a CDS encoding ThuA domain-containing protein: MPVHREPAPLSVLVWGENRHEQSEPSVAQRYPNGMHGAIRQGIEENLGERAVVTTVTLDDPEHGLTEERLAATDVLVWWGHAAHGEVADEIVERVHRHVLAGLGLVVLHSGHFSKIFQKLMGTSCSLRWRGETDRELVWTVDPTHPIAQGVPHPLIIEQQEMYGEFFDIPAPDELIFISSFSGGEVFRSGCTWRRGHGRIFFFSPGDQEYPVYFHDDVRRVIANGVEWARTDRPDRTPPRLSRVYSGEFFPRFDVDGNAIKGSVAP, from the coding sequence ATGCCCGTTCACCGCGAACCCGCGCCACTCTCCGTGCTCGTCTGGGGTGAAAACCGTCATGAGCAGTCCGAACCTTCGGTCGCTCAGCGCTATCCGAACGGCATGCACGGCGCGATCCGGCAGGGGATAGAAGAGAACCTCGGCGAGCGCGCAGTCGTCACGACGGTCACCCTCGACGACCCGGAGCACGGACTGACCGAGGAGCGGCTCGCCGCCACCGACGTTCTGGTGTGGTGGGGGCACGCGGCGCACGGCGAGGTCGCCGACGAGATCGTCGAGCGCGTTCATCGCCATGTACTCGCCGGGCTCGGCCTTGTCGTGCTTCACTCCGGTCACTTCTCCAAGATCTTCCAGAAGCTCATGGGCACCTCGTGTTCTCTGCGGTGGCGGGGAGAGACCGACCGGGAGCTGGTGTGGACCGTCGACCCGACGCATCCGATCGCCCAGGGTGTGCCGCATCCGCTCATCATCGAGCAGCAGGAGATGTACGGGGAGTTCTTCGACATCCCTGCGCCCGACGAACTGATCTTCATCAGCTCCTTCAGCGGCGGCGAGGTCTTCCGCAGCGGCTGCACGTGGAGACGCGGCCACGGCCGCATCTTCTTCTTCAGCCCCGGCGACCAGGAATACCCCGTCTACTTCCACGACGATGTGCGTCGCGTGATCGCCAACGGCGTCGAATGGGCGCGAACGGACAGACCAGATCGCACACCGCCCCGGCTCAGCCGCGTCTACAGCGGTGAGTTCTTCCCCCGGTTCGATGTGGACGGCAACGCGATCAAGGGCTCGGTGGCGCCGTGA
- a CDS encoding LacI family DNA-binding transcriptional regulator, giving the protein MIDPMVSSQADVAPDVIAAPTAPVVIPTAPISTAAVSTAAVSTAAVSTTPTPTPTPTPTAQAQSRATLADVGRLAGVSPKTVSRVVLGSTNVTQETRDKVLAAARALRFRPNHLARNLRHGSVTNTVAFVIGDLTNPFYFLVAAGIERELARHGLMMILAATDDDPASEERVVETLLKQRVRALLMVPIASDQAYLEGERQLGTPVVCIDRPAHNLIADSVVLENFEGTAAAVRGLIRAGHRRIAFVCSPASLYTHQERLRGYRQALREAGILDPSPWERLEDADGPTAEESVRDLLAMSEPPTAIVAGNNRASSGVVRALGNHFEKVAFIGFDDFELADAAGISVIAYDPAELGRQAARLVVARLDDPIGPPQQIEIPTRLILRGSGELADPLD; this is encoded by the coding sequence ATGATCGACCCGATGGTGAGCAGTCAGGCTGACGTGGCGCCCGACGTCATCGCTGCGCCGACCGCGCCCGTGGTGATCCCCACGGCGCCGATTTCGACAGCGGCAGTGTCGACAGCGGCAGTCTCGACCGCGGCAGTTTCAACTACGCCGACGCCGACACCGACACCGACACCGACGGCGCAGGCCCAGTCGCGTGCAACCCTTGCCGATGTCGGCCGGCTCGCGGGCGTCAGCCCGAAGACCGTCTCGCGAGTGGTTCTGGGCAGCACCAATGTGACGCAGGAGACCCGGGACAAGGTGCTGGCGGCGGCCCGCGCGCTGCGCTTCCGGCCGAATCACCTCGCCCGAAACCTGCGCCACGGCAGTGTGACCAACACCGTCGCATTCGTGATCGGCGACCTGACCAACCCGTTCTACTTTCTCGTCGCCGCCGGCATCGAACGCGAGCTCGCCCGACACGGACTCATGATGATCCTGGCCGCGACCGACGACGATCCGGCAAGCGAAGAGCGCGTGGTGGAGACCCTGCTCAAGCAGCGGGTCCGTGCCCTGCTGATGGTGCCGATCGCCTCCGACCAGGCGTACCTCGAGGGCGAGAGGCAGCTCGGCACCCCTGTGGTCTGCATCGACCGCCCGGCCCACAACCTGATCGCCGACTCCGTGGTGCTCGAGAACTTCGAGGGCACCGCCGCGGCGGTACGCGGGCTCATCCGCGCCGGCCATCGGCGCATCGCGTTCGTCTGCAGCCCGGCATCCCTCTACACGCATCAGGAGCGGTTGAGGGGATACCGCCAGGCGCTTCGGGAAGCGGGAATCCTCGATCCGTCCCCCTGGGAGCGACTGGAAGACGCCGATGGTCCGACCGCCGAGGAGTCGGTGCGCGACCTGCTCGCGATGTCCGAGCCCCCGACCGCGATCGTCGCCGGCAACAACCGTGCCAGCTCGGGGGTCGTGCGTGCGCTCGGCAACCACTTCGAGAAGGTCGCCTTCATCGGCTTCGACGACTTCGAGCTCGCGGATGCTGCGGGCATCAGTGTGATCGCCTATGACCCCGCCGAACTCGGCCGGCAGGCAGCCCGACTGGTGGTCGCCCGTCTCGACGACCCGATCGGTCCTCCGCAGCAGATCGAGATCCCCACGCGCCTCATCCTGCGCGGATCGGGCGAGCTGGCCGATCCGCTCGACTGA
- a CDS encoding ABC transporter substrate-binding protein produces MAKKHIVIAAVAASALLLAGCSTGGGGSSDGTPSGEITVLTNRTDLIKDKTYAGYTAAFEKIYPKVTVKVQGITDYEGQVTTRLSTKNYGDVLGIPSSVTPNQLPQFFEPLGDTAKLKDTYRFLNDKSYKGKQYGLPTFGNANGILYNKRIWKEAGVTSLPKTPDEFIADLKLIKSKTDAIPYYTNYKDGWPLSSWQGQQGFSGNADVVADRDKNKSPWTPGTEQYTTDALLYSVVHDGLSESDPTTTAWEGSKGLLATGKAATAVLGSWAIVQFQQAAKDAGADPADIGFMPMPFQTDGKFHSNIGGDVNLAVNVNSKNKPAARAWVDWFTTKSTFAADSGALSPLVGSKNPATLQDFTDADVQYVELNAAKNPTLDSDIYNKAQIDLFGMLYRQKLVDIARGAAPGDMKSYFADLNKQWADALASVKS; encoded by the coding sequence ATGGCAAAGAAGCACATCGTGATCGCGGCAGTGGCGGCATCCGCCCTCCTGCTCGCGGGATGCTCGACCGGGGGCGGTGGATCATCCGACGGAACTCCGTCCGGCGAGATCACGGTTCTCACCAACCGCACCGACCTCATCAAAGACAAGACCTACGCCGGTTACACCGCGGCATTCGAGAAGATCTATCCCAAGGTCACCGTCAAGGTGCAGGGCATCACCGACTACGAGGGCCAGGTGACCACGCGCCTCAGCACCAAGAACTACGGCGACGTGCTCGGCATCCCGTCATCGGTCACCCCCAACCAGCTTCCGCAGTTCTTCGAGCCGCTCGGAGACACGGCGAAGCTGAAGGACACGTACCGGTTCCTCAATGACAAGTCGTACAAGGGCAAGCAGTACGGTCTTCCGACCTTCGGCAACGCGAACGGAATCCTCTACAACAAGCGGATCTGGAAAGAGGCCGGCGTCACCAGCCTGCCGAAGACCCCGGACGAGTTCATCGCCGACCTCAAGCTGATCAAGAGCAAGACAGACGCGATTCCGTACTACACCAACTACAAGGATGGCTGGCCGCTCAGCAGCTGGCAGGGCCAGCAGGGCTTCTCGGGCAACGCGGATGTCGTGGCCGACCGGGACAAGAACAAGTCCCCCTGGACTCCCGGCACGGAGCAGTACACCACCGACGCGCTGCTCTACAGCGTCGTGCACGACGGGCTGAGCGAATCCGACCCGACCACCACCGCGTGGGAAGGATCCAAGGGTCTGCTCGCGACCGGCAAGGCCGCGACCGCCGTTCTCGGTTCCTGGGCCATCGTGCAGTTCCAGCAGGCTGCCAAGGACGCGGGAGCTGACCCGGCCGACATCGGGTTCATGCCGATGCCGTTCCAGACCGACGGCAAGTTCCACTCGAACATCGGCGGAGACGTCAACCTCGCGGTGAACGTGAACTCCAAGAACAAGCCGGCCGCCCGGGCCTGGGTCGACTGGTTCACCACCAAGTCGACCTTCGCCGCGGACTCCGGAGCGCTCTCGCCGTTGGTCGGATCGAAGAACCCCGCCACACTGCAGGACTTCACCGACGCCGACGTGCAGTACGTCGAGCTTAACGCGGCGAAGAATCCGACCCTCGACTCGGACATCTACAACAAGGCGCAGATCGACCTGTTCGGCATGCTCTACCGCCAGAAGCTGGTCGATATCGCCCGCGGTGCTGCCCCGGGCGATATGAAGTCCTACTTCGCGGACCTCAACAAGCAGTGGGCGGATGCGCTCGCTAGCGTGAAGTCGTAA